In one window of Mytilus trossulus isolate FHL-02 chromosome 7, PNRI_Mtr1.1.1.hap1, whole genome shotgun sequence DNA:
- the LOC134726870 gene encoding uncharacterized protein LOC134726870 has translation MNVTVTIQPEAKANHTVTVVLTALAGLTVLVDISYIIVCFKALKKTFHNLMILAILFSDSILGISSALFSLSSVIQHKFIGSCLVQIFLFSFGIQLNYCLVFLLCLQRFFVVKSFNFGTNARFDRNKFIHIGVAILLSFIFALLGLILTPKAEYMQVCTSRFVFGDSYYIYVLIIYMPITVIIIVLSIMSTITGFRLWKIYFKRTIAPIQGIREDVIFSDRMQSSCSKTNQCSNISHSNAFGNKIQDEDKDTEILDIEIKIVTSNTEVNGEGSEVRKPCKMNSSQSCNVLSCPYCHNSTMMNIKKHSYSSTDDNKISANQDNKNMFQVRKTVQRKSERSSSKKNKFPHMENSKEIVDLKHYRNINPFTTSTDEGRSFDASRRLKKSWEIRAFLTTIIVAFQTIILTGPFVASFWIEAFSNAPLTLQFRLLLFIPFLINCISNPFIYAWRIPEIRHEFKKLFRINN, from the exons ATGAAT GTAACAGTGACCATACAACCGGAGGCAAAGGCTAATCATACAGTAACAGTTGTATTGACTGCATTAGCTGGACTTACAGTTTTAGTGGACATCAGTTATATAATAGTCTGTTTTAAGGCTCTGAAAAAAACATTCCACAATCTTATGATTTTAGCTATTTTATTTAGCGACAGTATTCTTGGGATATCATCAGCACTCTTTTCGTTGAGTTCTGTAATACAACACAAATTCATTGGATCCTGCCTAGTACAGatctttcttttttcatttggtaTTCAATTAAACTATTGTTTGGTATTCTTGCTGTGTTTACAGAGGTTCTTTGTGGTGAAGTCATTTAACTTTGGAACGAATGCCAGATTTGATAGGAACAAATTTATACATATCGGGGTAGCTATCTTACTCTCGTTCATATTTGCATTACTTGGATTGATACTGACTCCAAAAGCTGAATATATGCAGGTGTGCACATCTCGTTTCGTATTTGGAGatagttattatatatatgtacttatTATCTATATGCCCATTACTGtgattattattgttttatcgATAATGTCAACAATCACAGGCTTTCGTTTatggaaaatatatttcaaaagaacAATTGCACCGATTCAAGGAATTAGAGAGGATGTTATCTTTTCTGATCGTATGCAGTCGTCTTGTTCGAAAACAAATCAATGTTCTAACATATCACATAGTAATGCTTTTGGCAACAAAATACAAGATGAAGATAAGGATACTGAAATATTGgatatagaaattaaaattgtaacTTCAAACACCGAAGTCAATGGAGAAGGATCAGAGGTTCGAAAACCATGCAAGATGAATTCCAGTCAGAGTTGCAATGTCTTGAGTTGCCCATACTGTCATAATAGCACGATGATGAACATTAAGAAACACTCTTACAGCTCAACTgatgataataaaatatcagCAAATCAGgataataaaaacatgtttcaaGTACGGAAAACAGTGCAAAGAAAATCAGAACGTTCAAGCTCAAAGAAAAATAAGTTCCCACATATGGAGAATAGCAAGGAAATTGTTGATTTGAAACACTATAGAAATATAAACCCATTTACTACATCCACTGACGAAGGTCGTTCATTTGATGCAAGTAGACGGCTGAAAAAGTCATGGGAGATCCGAGCATTTTTAACTACTATCATAGTTGCTTTTCAAACTATAATATTAACAGGACCTTTTGTAGCGTCGTTTTGGATAGAGGCGTTCTCAAATGCACCGTTAACATTACAGTTTCGACTTTTGCTCTTTATTCCATTCTTGATCAATTGCATATCCAACCCTTTTATATATGCATGGAGAATCCCCGAAATTCGACACGAGTTTAAGAAGCTCTTTAGaataaataattga